One Myxococcota bacterium DNA window includes the following coding sequences:
- the pheA gene encoding prephenate dehydratase: MKPGDELEKTLARLRDEIDALDSQILELLNQRTARTNEVGRVKASGGATPFVPGRELEIFERLEREAQGPFPKPAIRKVFREIISASIAGQRGVSVAYLGPPATYTHQAAIQQFGQMADLRPAATTDAIFAQVESGQVEFGVVPVENSSEGVVSHTLDLFVDSPLTIAAEIHVPIHHDLLSRTGELRAIRAVHSHPQALAQCRAWLEQNLANVPQQTAHSTALAAELAARNEEVAAIASSIAAELYGLRVVHSGIEDRVDNTTRFLVIARRPPRRSARDITSILFSIKRDQVGALYKALEPFYQHGVNLTRIESRPTRVRAWEYVFFCDFEGHIDDAKVAAAIDQLRPRCDFVKVLGSYPEAQAPR; the protein is encoded by the coding sequence TTGAAACCCGGGGACGAGCTCGAGAAGACACTGGCGCGCCTGCGCGACGAGATCGACGCGCTCGACTCGCAGATCCTCGAGCTCCTGAACCAGCGTACCGCGCGCACCAACGAGGTGGGCCGCGTGAAGGCCTCGGGCGGCGCCACGCCGTTCGTGCCGGGCCGCGAGCTCGAGATCTTCGAGCGGCTCGAGCGTGAGGCGCAGGGTCCGTTCCCCAAGCCGGCCATCCGCAAGGTGTTCCGCGAGATCATCTCGGCCTCGATCGCCGGCCAGCGCGGCGTGTCGGTGGCGTATCTCGGTCCGCCTGCCACCTACACGCACCAGGCCGCGATCCAGCAGTTCGGCCAGATGGCCGACCTGCGCCCGGCCGCGACCACCGACGCCATCTTCGCGCAGGTCGAGTCGGGGCAGGTCGAGTTCGGCGTGGTGCCGGTCGAGAACTCGAGCGAAGGCGTCGTGTCCCACACGCTCGACCTGTTCGTCGACTCACCGCTCACGATCGCGGCCGAGATCCACGTGCCGATCCACCACGACCTGCTGTCGAGGACGGGCGAGCTGCGCGCGATCCGCGCCGTGCACTCGCACCCGCAGGCGCTCGCGCAGTGCCGGGCGTGGCTCGAGCAGAACCTGGCCAACGTGCCGCAGCAGACCGCTCACTCGACCGCGCTCGCGGCGGAGCTCGCGGCGCGCAACGAAGAGGTCGCGGCGATCGCCAGCTCGATCGCGGCCGAGCTCTACGGGCTGCGCGTGGTGCACTCCGGAATCGAAGACCGCGTCGACAACACCACCCGCTTCCTCGTGATCGCCCGCCGCCCGCCACGGCGCAGCGCGCGCGACATCACGTCGATTCTGTTCTCGATCAAGCGCGACCAGGTGGGCGCCTTGTACAAGGCGCTCGAGCCGTTCTATCAGCACGGCGTGAACCTGACCCGCATCGAGTCACGGCCGACGCGCGTGCGCGCCTGGGAGTACGTGTTCTTCTGCGATTTCGAAGGTCACATCGACGACGCCAAGGTGGCGGCCGCGATCGACCAGCTGCGCCCGCGCTGTGACTTCGTGAA